From one Rosa rugosa chromosome 4, drRosRugo1.1, whole genome shotgun sequence genomic stretch:
- the LOC133744493 gene encoding uncharacterized protein LOC133744493, which translates to MKRLFAKFRKSRDEDLEELCTTNALVVAAVAEAEASSGSRRRGSQPGRAPNEERFRESRGKNMMEDYFVERPVFSEEVFRTRYRMSHNVFNRISSDLCRCDPYFVQKSDAAGKVGLLPQQKLTCCLRMLAYGAGADQCAEYCRMAKTTSIAALKRFTRGIVFLYSAEYLRAPNPADLRRLLAKAERRGFPGMIGSIDCMHWQWKNCPTGWAGEYSGRKRVPTIILEAVASYDTWIWHAFFGMPGSCNDLNVLAKSPLFDELTAGRAPQIQFQVNNRIHNLGYYLADGIYPQWETFVKSIPRPTRPKDLKFSQAQEGYRKDVERCFGILQTRFSIVRGAARGWDREDLQYIMLTCIILHNMIIEDERPDDSNEDLESDEEEDNNMRPRLAQVWEGPTGDDFDPVGTDGHYFNGFMDRYDAIRSANSHSNLQEDLIKHFWNVQGNMEI; encoded by the coding sequence ATGAAGAGATTGTTTGCTAAGTTTCGAAAATCTCGAGATGAAGATCTTGAAGAGCTATGTACGACTAATGCTCTTGTGGTAGCAGCAGTCGCTGAAGCTGAAGCTTCCTCCGGATCACGACGACGGGGTTCTCAACCGGGGCGTGCACCGAATGAGGAGCGATTTAGGGAATCAAGAGGGAAAAACATGATGGAAGATTACTTTGTGGAGCGTCCAGTTTTCAGTGAAGAGGTATTCCGGACAAGGTACAGGATGAGTCACAATGTGTTCAACCGCATCTCCAGTGACCTTTGTCGCTGTGACCCGTACTTTGTCCAGAAATCAGATGCTGCAGGCAAAGTCGGACTACTTCCCCAGCAGAAGCTGACATGTTGCTTAAGAATGCTTGCTTATGGTGCCGGGGCAGATCAATGTGCTGAGTATTGTCGGATGGCGAAAACTACCTCAATTGCGGCTCTGAAACGATTTACAAGAGGAATCGTTTTTCTGTACTCGGCAGAATACCTCCGAGCTCCTAATCCGGCCGACCTCAGAAGACTTCTCGCCAAAGCTGAGAGAAGAGGCTTTCCTGGGATGATTGGAAGCATCGACTGCATGCACtggcaatggaagaattgtccAACAGGTTGGGCTGGAGAATACAGTGGTCGAAAACGTGTGCCCACTATCATCCTTGAAGCAGTCGCTTCTTATGACACATGGATATGGCATGCCTTCTTTGGAATGCCTGGATCATGCAACGACCTCAACGTGCTTGCTAAGTCCCCGTTGTTTGACGAGCTGACTGCTGGTCGAGCCCCTCAAATCCAATTTCAGGTGAATAACAGGATTCACAATTTAGGCTACTATCTCGCTGATGGTATCTATCCGCAATGGGAAACTTTTGTGAAATCAATTCCAAGGCCTACACGGCCTAAGGATCTGAAGTTTTCCCAGGCTCAAGAGGGGTACAGGAAGGATGTGGAGAGATGTTTCGGCATTTTACAGACCCGCTTTAGTATTGTTAGAGGAGCGGCTCGTGGCTGGGACAGAGAAGACCTTCAATACATCATGCTGACTTGTATCATATTACACAACATGATAATAGAGGATGAAAGACCAGATGACAGCAATGAGGATTTGGAGTccgatgaagaagaggataacAATATGAGGCCCAGGTTGGCCCAGGTTTGGGAAGGACCGACAGGTGATGACTTCGATCCTGTTGGTACAGATGGTCATTACTTCAACGGATTCATGGATCGATACGATGCCATTAGAAGTGCAAACAGTCACTCAAaccttcaagaagatctgatAAAGCATTTCTGGAACGTTCAAGGCAACATGGAGATCTAG
- the LOC133744494 gene encoding uncharacterized protein LOC133744494, with product MAEERRNTGPVAGQEGDQNEDDSIQDKRRWTDEEDVQLCKSWKIVGQDPAVGTNQKNNDLWMRVRRHFVANWPQSRSASSLQGRWKILKVELYEWHCALRQAKNWYKSGSNAVDERDEAHKLWHAGMKRKKKPKKHNFQSFASYVVVEGFVQFKDIPNPNVRPQGMKAAKEAIRKAKKAANNQSPYSSSLESIANNQIEATEGKKKLDDEFARSLQEEEKRACILLQIEMRKEQLLFQERQDRIKEMEERIKEREERIMEIDTSKMTPNKKRYCFSFM from the exons ATGGCTGAAGAAAGGAGAAACACAGGTCCAGTGGCCGGACAAGAGGGAGATCAAAATGAAGATGATAGTATCCAAGACAAAAGGAGATGgacggatgaggaagatgttcaattgtgcaagtcttggaaaaTTGTTGGGCAAGATCCGGCTGTgggcacaaatcagaaaaacaACGACTTATGGATGCGTGTGAGGCGACACTTTGTCGCAAATTGGCCCCAGAGCCGATCAGCTTCCTCTTTGCAAGgaaggtggaaaattttgaaggttgaactctatgagtggcattgtgcattaaggcaagcgaaaaattggtacaagagcggttcgaatgcggttgatgag CGAGATGAAGCACATAAATTGTGGCATGCCGGgatgaagagaaaaaagaagccAAAAAAACACAATTTTCAGAGTTTTGCTAGTTACGTTGTTGTGGAGGGCTTTGTACAATTTAAAGACATTCCTA atcctaatgtgaggcctcaaggaatGAAGGCTGCGAAAGAAGCAATTCGGAAAGCCAAGAAGGCAGCgaacaaccaaagtccttactCAAGCAGTCTCGAGAGTATAGCGAACAACCAAATAGAGGCAACCGAGGGCAAGAAAAAACTCGACGACGAATTCGCTCGAAGTCTCcaagaggaagaaaaaagagCATGTATCCTCTTGCAAATCGAAATGCGAAAAGAGCAACTCCTATTTCAAGAAAGGCAAGATCGAATTAAAGAGATGGAAGAGCGTattaaagagagggaagagcgtattatggagatTGATACAAGTAAAATGACGCCAAATAAAAAGCGTTATtg tttttcatttatgtaa